Within the Thalassophryne amazonica chromosome 19, fThaAma1.1, whole genome shotgun sequence genome, the region CAGATGGCATATTTTGAAAATCCGTATATGACTTTCTGTTCATGTCTGATTGTCACTGTGGGTGTGTCACCTTTATTTCAAGAGTAAACCTTTGAAAATATTTTCTCTCCGTCTATTTGCATTGGGCCAATATTTCGCATTTTACCTTAAATGCTTTAAAGTTAATGCGACCATCTTTGGCTGAAAGGAAACACACATGCAGAATTTGGTTGAAATCCATCCATTGGGTCTTGAAATATTTTATTAACAGACAGCCACAAGCAGGAGAAAACCACAGACTGTCTACAATtagaaggcactcagagagcacatgCCACATGTTCCTGAATGCTTAAAACATTTTCTGCATCCAAGATATGTTTCAGATCAAGATAAAATCAAAGACATTACCcacctgctcaccaaatttcatcaatatTCTCTCAACTTTTTGTGTTAAATGATACttgatctcagttccagaatatgcTGATTACCTCGAAATTTAAACAGTTAGTTCCTGGAACATTATCTCTCTGCTCACTAAATTTTACTGAaatctgttcattactttttgagttatcctgctaacaaacagacaaatgcaagTGAAAACATTACCTCATTGGCCCTCCGATTTATGCTGGCAGCCTGAATAAAATCCCATCCCATCTATCTACACCCATTGTTTCACTGGAATGTAAAATAAATGGTAATTCCATTAATTCTGTATTTGTGCAGTGACTCATTAAGAttaattttttatagtgtttgatATAACTTATTACACATTAATAACAACAATGTAATGCTATGAAATGTTATTTCAGATATTCAAAGAGAAGAGGAAAAGGTGAAGCGATCTATCAAAACTGCTGCCAAAAAGGGCCAGAAAGACGTTTGTATTGTTCTGGCAAAGGAGCTGATTAATTCAAAACGAACTGTCTCAAAACTTTATTCTTCCAAAGCCCAAATGAACTCTGTGATACTCAGCATGAAGAATCAACTTTGTGAGTGTGTGACTACAGCAGCTGGGGAGTGAATTGCTCctgtcatttttctgttttttttttaaagcttttttcgaGTATAAACCACTGTGTTAGTAAAGGAACTACGTGTGTTTGTAGCTGTTGTGCAAATAGCTGGGACCCTACAGAAGAGTACAGACGTCATGAAATCAATGCAGAGCCTCGTCAAAGTCCCAGAAATCCAAGCCACTATGAGAGAGCTGTCAAAGGAAATGATGAAGGTCAGCAACATTGAACATGTATTAATATAAGGACTGACCCACTGCTGATAATTATTCCATTAGCCACAGATATCAGTCTATTATTTGCTGTACAGTGTACACTTAAAAATGTAGTTGTTGTGCATAGAGGGATTTTTTCCCcccattatttatttatctatatgttgtttgtgtttgtatttCAGGCGGGAATTATTGAGGAAATGATGGAAGACACATTTGAAAGTATGGAAGATGGAGACATGGAGGAGGCAGCAGAGGAAGAGGTTGATAAAATCCTTTTTGAGATCACTGCAGGTGAAGAGTTTTCTCTAATTTCTGTCATAATATTACAGATTTCTGCAGGTAATGCACAGTTTGTCTTAGCTGGgtaagggttttttttgtttgttttaaaatgaagGATATCAGCTTTGCAATTTTTGATTTATTCCAAATCCTTTGATCGTGTTCCTCTGGCATTCTGTCTGTGTCAGAGGGAAGACAAAATACTACAGAAAACACAATAAGGATGCATGCATTCCGCTCCAAATGATCTGTTTGGAAATTTGGAAAATATCTTAAACTAGAAAGGTGCTCATTTTCATGAGCGAAAAACATTTTGGAATTCCTGGTTCTATCCCTCGTTAAGGATCCATTCCAAGACTTTTTGCTTTTAATTCCAGGTCACACCCAAgcttttcacagttttttttttgttttttttttagttttttcgtGGCTACACTGTCTTCAAAATCttgggaaaaaagaaattaaGTTGACGTTTACCAGTTCCACCCCTTGATCCATACTATGTTGATGTACCCATTCCAGGGCAcacctgtcatttttacaaagtttctAAAACTTTACATTCACCAAGTTAGTGAGTCTATTGCAAGATTGGTCTGACCTGTTCACTAagatttatttgatttttttttttttattaagtaatcctgctaacaaagcaACACACAGATAAGAGGAAAACATGAATATTATGGGAATTTTGTTGCATATGTTGTATTATAAAATATTACATGATCCAAaagtatttaaaatgtgttgctcTCAATATTTTCATAGATCAGGATTTGGAGggcaagggggaaaaaaataacatCTCTACACAATGTTATGTTATACAAACATAAGCAAaggctatacagtagtgttcagaataatagtagtgctatgtgactaaaaagattaatccaggttttgagtatatttcttattgttacatgagaaacaaggtaccagtagattcagtagattctcacaaatccaacaagaccaagcattcatgatatgcacactcttaaggctataaaattgggctattagtaaaaaaaaagtagaaaagggggtgttcacaataatagtagcatctgctgttgatgctacaaactcaaaactattatggtcaaactgcttttttagcaatcctgtgaatcactaaactagtatttagttgtataaccacagtttttcatgatttcttcacatcttcgaggtattaattttgttgatttgaaaccaagattttgctggtttactagtgtgcttggggtcattgtcttgttgaaacacccatttcaagggcatgtcctcttcagcataaggcaacatgacctcttcaagtattttgacatattcaaactgatccatgatacctagtatgcgatatataggcccaacaccatagtaggagaaacatgcccatatcatgatgcttgcaccaccatgcttcactgtcttcactgtgaactgtggcttgaattcagagtttgggggtcgtctcacaaactgtctgcagcacttggacccaaaaagaacagttttactctcatcagtccacaaaatattcctccatttctctttaggccagtcgatgtgttctttggcaaattgtaacatcttctgcacatgtcttttatttaacagagggactttgcgggggattcttgcaaataaattagcttcacacaggcatcttctaactgtcacagcacttacaggtaactccagactgtctttgatcatcctggagctgatcagtgggtgagcctttgccattctggttattcttctattcattttgatggttgttttccgttttcttccacgcgtctgtttttttttttttttttttttttgtctatttcaaagcattggagatcattgtagatgaacagcctgtaattttttgcacctgcgtataagttttcccctctccaatcaactttttaatcaaactacgctgttcttctgaacagtgtcttgaacgtcccattttcctcaggctttcaaagagaaaagcatgttcaacaggtgctggcttcgtccttaaataggggacacctgattcacacctgtttgttccacaaaattgacgaactcactgactgaatgccacactactattattgtgaacacccccttttctacttttttttttttttttactaatagcccagtttcatagccttaagagtgtgcatatcatgaatgcttggtcttgttggatttgtgagaatctactgaatctactagtaccttgtttcccatgtaacaataagaaatatactcaaaacctggattaatctttttagtcacatagcactactattattctgaacactactgtatattggaagataaccctcagttttaacttgattttacaagctttgagcatTACAAAGTTAAAGCGCATCATTGCACAGTATTGGTTTGTGCTATGGTTCAAGAAAAAAGGTCAGTTCTtaagggggctaataattttgaccctggtaagGTTTGGTTTTtgagaaataattttgtttctgtctgcaaagtaaaataatagaAGCTTCCAAAATagaactaggatgtttagaaatgctgggTTGTGTCCTCATCTGTATATATACTTGATGTAAAGCTGAAGTTCTCCACTGTAAGCTCATCTTGATTGCTTTATTTGgaatccactgtggtggtgtacaaatTACTTTTTTATCTACATATATAAaacatcactgtccaaatacttatgtaccaGACAGCAAGTTCTACATGTTAGCATTGAGTGTCTAGTCCATGTAATGGTTGCCTTTTCTTCATTAGGTGCCCTTGGCAAAGCGCCGAGCAAAGTCACAGACGCTTTGCCTGAAATGGAACCTGCTGGAGCCGCTGCAGCTTCAGGGGAAGAGTCCGAGGAGGACATTGAAGAAATGCAGACAAGATTGCAAGCTCTGAGGAGCTAAGGAGAACTGCCAATGTTCTGTCAGTTCTCTcagccagttctggtgcagggtTTCTTTACAGCGTTTGCTGCTTCATGTTATAAGTAATTCACATAATCATTTGAGAACAACTTTGCTATGACAGTAGTGTCCTTTAAAAGAGTTTTACAGGACATTTTGAGGTTGTTTTTTCATCTCTCTTTTGGTATCTGAGGTAACCCTGGGTAAATGTTTGTTTTCCAAAGTCATACATGGGATTTGAGcgagttgtgtgtgtatataatgtaATTACAAAAAGCCTGCTGTGCCTACAGTGCTTCAC harbors:
- the chmp3 gene encoding LOW QUALITY PROTEIN: charged multivesicular body protein 3 (The sequence of the model RefSeq protein was modified relative to this genomic sequence to represent the inferred CDS: inserted 1 base in 1 codon), whose product is MGLFGKTPEKPPKELIKEWSXKIRREMRGVDRQIRDIQREEEKVKRSIKTAAKKGQKDVCIVLAKELINSKRTVSKLYSSKAQMNSVILSMKNQLSVVQIAGTLQKSTDVMKSMQSLVKVPEIQATMRELSKEMMKAGIIEEMMEDTFESMEDGDMEEAAEEEVDKILFEITAGALGKAPSKVTDALPEMEPAGAAAASGEESEEDIEEMQTRLQALRS